A window of Pseudomonadota bacterium contains these coding sequences:
- a CDS encoding ATP-binding cassette domain-containing protein produces the protein MALVALQNVSLGFGGRPILEKISFEIEAGERVCLVGRNGAGKSSLMKIMAGELVPDSGQVWRAADLRVARLAQEVPRFMPGTVFDVVNGGLGSLLEPLGSYHELTLQVARKASTELLEKLARAEREIERLGAWQARQRVELVMTQLRLDAEAPFATLSGGMKRRVLLARALVTDPQLLLLDEPTNHLDIDAILWFEEFLVNRAKALFFVTHDRSLLQKLATRIVDLENGGITSWPGDYRNYLRRKAEMQHAEEVQRARFDQKLEREEAWIRKGIKARRTRNEGRVQALLAMRSERRQRREKMGQVQMEVNTVIQPGKLVALCEHATFAYPGSQPVIRDLTTTILKGDKVGIIGANGVGKTTLIKLLLGHLEPTSGLVRRGHNLEPLYFDQQREQLDEERTVCENLGDGNDTLEINGRRRHLIGYLKDFLFSPDRARSPVKTLSGGERNRLLLARLFARPSNLLVLDEPTNDLDIETLEMLEELLVEYSGTVLLVSHDREFVNNVVSGTLVFSGDGRVLEYAGGYDDWLSQRGEAVNAAPSGKVATSSGLGERSKPRAARQRNLTYRERADLENLPGALENLEAEQRQLYEQLSDPAFYQAGVRAVPLAQKRLAELELEIKTLYERWQELEEIKEHGKDL, from the coding sequence ATGGCTTTAGTTGCGTTGCAGAATGTCAGTCTGGGTTTTGGTGGGCGCCCCATCCTGGAAAAGATCTCTTTTGAGATTGAAGCAGGTGAACGGGTCTGTCTGGTGGGGCGCAACGGCGCCGGGAAATCAAGCCTGATGAAAATCATGGCCGGAGAACTTGTACCCGATAGTGGTCAGGTCTGGCGCGCCGCCGACCTGCGGGTGGCTCGGCTGGCGCAGGAAGTGCCCAGATTTATGCCGGGAACGGTCTTTGATGTCGTCAACGGTGGCCTGGGAAGTTTGTTGGAACCGCTTGGTAGTTATCATGAATTGACGCTTCAGGTGGCACGGAAGGCTTCGACGGAACTCCTGGAAAAACTGGCGCGGGCGGAGCGGGAGATTGAGCGACTCGGAGCCTGGCAGGCGAGGCAGCGGGTCGAACTGGTTATGACTCAGTTGCGGCTTGACGCCGAGGCCCCTTTTGCGACCCTTTCCGGGGGTATGAAACGGCGAGTCTTGCTTGCCCGGGCCCTGGTTACCGATCCCCAGCTGCTGCTGCTCGATGAACCGACCAACCACCTTGATATCGATGCAATCCTCTGGTTTGAGGAGTTCCTTGTCAATCGTGCAAAAGCCCTTTTTTTCGTTACCCATGACCGCTCGTTGCTGCAGAAGCTCGCTACCAGAATAGTCGATCTGGAAAATGGCGGGATCACCAGCTGGCCGGGTGACTATCGCAATTATTTGCGGCGCAAAGCTGAAATGCAGCATGCCGAGGAGGTGCAGCGGGCCCGTTTTGACCAGAAACTGGAACGGGAGGAAGCGTGGATCAGAAAGGGGATCAAGGCCCGGCGGACCCGTAATGAAGGCCGGGTTCAGGCGCTGCTGGCGATGCGTAGCGAACGGCGGCAGCGGCGTGAAAAAATGGGGCAGGTACAGATGGAGGTCAATACCGTCATTCAGCCCGGCAAATTGGTCGCACTTTGTGAACATGCGACATTTGCCTATCCCGGCAGTCAGCCGGTGATCAGGGACCTGACGACAACGATTCTCAAGGGTGACAAGGTCGGGATCATTGGGGCCAACGGCGTCGGCAAGACGACCTTGATCAAACTTCTGCTCGGCCATCTGGAACCCACCTCGGGGCTGGTGCGCCGAGGACATAATCTGGAGCCGCTCTATTTCGATCAGCAACGGGAACAGCTTGACGAAGAACGCACGGTTTGCGAGAATCTGGGGGACGGCAATGATACTTTGGAAATCAACGGCCGTCGTCGCCATCTGATCGGTTATCTGAAGGATTTTCTTTTTTCCCCGGATCGGGCCCGGTCGCCGGTTAAAACACTGTCCGGGGGGGAACGTAATCGCCTGCTTCTGGCCCGTCTCTTCGCCCGTCCGTCGAATCTTCTGGTGCTGGACGAGCCGACTAACGATCTTGATATCGAGACCCTGGAAATGCTGGAAGAGCTTCTGGTGGAATATTCAGGTACCGTGCTTTTGGTCAGTCATGATCGTGAGTTTGTCAATAATGTCGTGTCCGGAACCCTGGTTTTTTCCGGGGATGGCCGAGTGCTCGAGTATGCCGGCGGTTATGACGATTGGCTCAGTCAGAGGGGTGAGGCGGTTAATGCGGCACCTTCGGGTAAGGTTGCGACCTCCTCCGGTCTCGGAGAGCGGAGTAAGCCGCGGGCGGCAAGACAACGGAACCTGACCTATCGCGAACGAGCTGATTTGGAAAATCTGCCGGGCGCGCTGGAAAATCTGGAAGCCGAGCAACGGCAGCTGTACGAGCAGCTCTCCGATCCGGCATTTTATCAGGCTGGTGTGCGTGCCGTGCCGTTGGCACAAAAACGCCTGGCCGAGCTTGAACTTGAAATCAAGACTCTCTATGAGCGCTGGCAGGAACTGGAGGAAATTAAGGAACATGGAAAAGATCTTTAA
- a CDS encoding acetoacetate--CoA ligase, with amino-acid sequence MKKPLWQPSAERIKNANLTCLMAQLKEKKGLEFKSYDELYQWSVNDRVAFWESVWEYGGIIASRGYDEVMVDGDKMPGAKWFTGARFNFAENLLRFRDEREALVFKGEDQKASRITYAELYDQVARLAAALREAGVKCGDRVAGFVPNMTETIVAMLATTSIGAIWSSCSPDFGIKGVLDRFGQIEPKILFTANGYSYNGKKFSSLEKINEILGSLPSIEKVVVIPYTEARADISAIGNAVHYQDFLKKENNLTLTFEQLPFDHPLYIMYSSGTTGTPKCIVHGAGGTLIQHLKEHLFHVDLKREDRIYYFTTCGWMMWNWLVSALAVGATAILFDGSPFYPDGGATFKLAQDEKITVYGTSAKFIAAVQQSGLKPGATFDLSSIKTICSTGSPLSAESFEYVYRDIKQDVNLASISGGTDIISCFALGNPILPVYIEELQCRGLGMKVEAFDDYGHPIYGEKGELVCTAAFPSMPIYFWNDPDNQKYHDAYFDRYNNIWCHGDYVMITETGGVIIYGRSDATLNPGGVRIGTAEIYRQVETIAEIKDSVVIGQDWEDSDVRVILFVVLEKDVELTPTLEKKIKDTIRKNTTPRHVPAKIIAVADIPYTISGKKVELAVKRMVHNLPVTNRDALANPEALDNFKDLEALKS; translated from the coding sequence ATGAAAAAACCGCTCTGGCAGCCCTCCGCCGAACGTATCAAGAATGCAAATTTAACTTGCCTGATGGCCCAGCTCAAAGAAAAAAAGGGGCTTGAGTTTAAATCCTACGATGAGCTTTATCAGTGGTCGGTCAACGATCGGGTGGCTTTCTGGGAAAGTGTCTGGGAATATGGCGGCATCATCGCCAGCCGAGGCTATGACGAGGTCATGGTAGATGGCGACAAAATGCCGGGCGCTAAATGGTTTACCGGCGCCCGCTTCAATTTCGCGGAAAATCTGCTGCGTTTTCGTGATGAGCGCGAAGCCCTGGTTTTCAAGGGCGAAGACCAGAAAGCCTCGCGCATCACCTACGCCGAACTCTACGATCAGGTTGCCCGATTGGCCGCCGCTCTGCGCGAGGCCGGTGTAAAATGCGGTGACCGCGTGGCCGGGTTTGTTCCCAACATGACCGAAACCATCGTCGCGATGCTGGCCACGACCAGCATCGGGGCCATCTGGTCTTCCTGCTCACCTGATTTCGGCATCAAGGGGGTGCTTGACCGTTTCGGTCAGATCGAACCCAAGATCCTGTTCACCGCCAACGGCTACTCCTATAACGGCAAAAAATTCAGCTCCCTGGAAAAAATCAACGAAATTCTTGGTTCGCTGCCCTCGATTGAAAAGGTTGTCGTCATTCCCTACACTGAAGCGCGGGCCGATATCAGCGCTATCGGCAACGCCGTTCACTATCAGGATTTTCTTAAAAAAGAAAACAATCTCACCCTGACCTTCGAGCAACTGCCCTTTGACCATCCCTTGTATATCATGTATTCTTCGGGCACTACCGGCACTCCGAAATGTATCGTGCACGGCGCCGGCGGCACCCTAATTCAGCATCTCAAAGAGCATCTATTTCACGTTGATCTCAAACGCGAAGACCGCATCTACTATTTCACCACCTGTGGTTGGATGATGTGGAACTGGTTGGTCAGCGCTCTGGCCGTAGGTGCCACCGCCATCCTTTTTGACGGCTCGCCCTTCTATCCGGACGGCGGCGCCACCTTCAAGCTGGCCCAGGATGAAAAGATTACAGTCTACGGCACCAGCGCCAAATTCATCGCCGCGGTTCAACAGAGCGGGCTCAAACCGGGCGCGACTTTTGATTTAAGCTCAATCAAGACAATCTGTTCCACCGGTTCTCCGCTGTCGGCGGAAAGCTTTGAATATGTCTACCGTGATATCAAACAGGATGTCAACCTCGCCTCCATTTCCGGCGGCACCGATATCATTTCCTGCTTTGCCCTTGGCAATCCGATTCTGCCGGTTTACATCGAGGAGCTGCAGTGCCGGGGACTGGGTATGAAAGTCGAGGCTTTTGATGATTACGGTCACCCGATTTACGGTGAAAAAGGCGAATTGGTCTGCACCGCCGCCTTCCCATCGATGCCGATCTATTTCTGGAACGACCCCGACAACCAGAAATACCATGACGCTTATTTCGACCGCTACAACAATATCTGGTGCCACGGCGATTACGTCATGATTACTGAAACCGGTGGCGTCATCATCTACGGGCGTTCAGACGCCACCCTGAACCCCGGCGGCGTCCGCATCGGCACGGCTGAAATCTATCGCCAGGTTGAAACGATTGCCGAGATCAAGGACAGCGTGGTGATCGGCCAGGACTGGGAAGACAGCGACGTCAGGGTGATCCTCTTCGTGGTCCTGGAAAAAGACGTCGAACTGACCCCGACCCTGGAGAAAAAGATCAAGGACACGATCCGCAAAAACACGACCCCACGCCATGTGCCGGCCAAGATTATCGCGGTTGCCGATATTCCCTATACCATCAGCGGGAAAAAGGTCGAACTGGCAGTTAAGCGCATGGTCCATAACCTGCCGGTCACCAACCGCGACGCGCTGGCCAACCCGGAAGCCTTGGACAATTTCAAGGATCTTGAAGCCTTAAAGAGCTGA
- a CDS encoding CoA-binding protein: MSAGRNWRKLRNMEKIFNPRSILVIGVSEHPQNLARNIVANLIDFGWPGELYLLGRETGVCQGYPIFTEITQLPEAIDLAVILTPAATVPELMRSCIKRKILRMVIESGGFSEFSEAGRCLEEEIKALAQAHQVKFVGPNGISIINRHNGLCLPFMRLSPTEIKSGGLSVISQSGGLALTYIGLGCRENLGVAKVISMGNKSSLDEVDYLRFLAQDQDTRVIGLYLESMDKGREFMAALKTCGKPVILHKSNTSPQSQVIAQSHTAALAVDDDVVDAACLNAGVFRVKTFQQFINCAKALSLPPMLGNNLMIISRSGGHAVVAADAAASKGFYLPGLTSEFVDRIASQFRASVIKLTNPLDLGDIFNIDYYITILEMSLKRDDIDGVVLNHVFQAESEFAATLRLVEQVEVLAERYHKPVALVLFSGVSVVNEIMERIALPVFSEPASAMEALEVSRRRSAFLAAQAELPPQLPARRQLGRQPLFEKWLEVASGHDHTLLADQALTLLLEYGIPVTPFALTRHPQEFMEEAEELGFPLVLKAVVSGLSHKSDVGGVLTGIKDRQTLEDAGGLLFTRFSRDPGFCGVLLQKEVDTSLELIVGARRDSSFGDIFLIGLGGIYAEILKDVVLAPAPLHCEMVAAMLERLRGAAILRGARGRIGIDQAQLYQILAGLQVLLDDYPLIKEVEINPLVFVSGSPQAVDGRVVAF, translated from the coding sequence ATGAGCGCTGGCAGGAACTGGAGGAAATTAAGGAACATGGAAAAGATCTTTAATCCGCGGTCAATTCTGGTAATCGGGGTTTCCGAGCACCCTCAAAACCTGGCGCGTAACATTGTCGCCAACCTGATTGATTTCGGTTGGCCGGGAGAACTTTATCTTCTCGGTCGGGAGACCGGAGTCTGCCAGGGTTATCCCATCTTCACGGAGATTACCCAGTTGCCGGAGGCGATCGATCTCGCCGTGATTCTGACTCCGGCGGCCACGGTTCCGGAATTAATGCGTTCCTGCATCAAGCGGAAAATTTTGCGAATGGTGATCGAAAGTGGAGGTTTTAGTGAGTTTTCGGAAGCCGGACGCTGTTTGGAGGAGGAAATCAAGGCCCTGGCTCAAGCGCATCAGGTCAAGTTCGTCGGCCCCAACGGCATCAGTATTATTAATCGACATAACGGTCTCTGCCTGCCTTTCATGCGTCTTAGTCCGACGGAAATCAAAAGTGGGGGCCTTTCCGTGATTTCGCAAAGCGGAGGCCTGGCTCTGACCTATATCGGGCTGGGTTGCCGGGAAAATCTTGGGGTTGCCAAGGTTATCAGTATGGGAAACAAGAGCAGCCTTGATGAGGTCGATTATCTGCGTTTTCTGGCTCAGGACCAGGATACCCGCGTTATCGGTCTTTATCTGGAGAGCATGGACAAAGGCCGGGAATTCATGGCGGCGCTCAAAACCTGCGGTAAACCGGTAATTCTGCATAAGTCCAATACCTCGCCGCAGAGTCAGGTGATCGCCCAATCTCATACCGCGGCCTTGGCGGTTGACGACGATGTGGTTGACGCGGCCTGTCTTAACGCCGGAGTCTTTCGAGTGAAAACCTTTCAGCAATTCATTAATTGCGCCAAAGCTTTGTCGCTGCCGCCCATGCTGGGGAATAACCTGATGATTATCTCACGCTCGGGCGGCCACGCTGTGGTCGCTGCCGACGCGGCGGCAAGTAAGGGCTTTTATCTGCCTGGGCTGACCTCGGAGTTTGTCGACCGGATCGCGAGTCAGTTTCGAGCTTCTGTGATCAAATTGACCAATCCCCTGGATCTGGGCGATATCTTTAATATCGACTATTACATTACGATTCTGGAAATGTCTCTGAAACGTGATGATATTGACGGTGTGGTTTTAAATCATGTCTTTCAGGCTGAAAGTGAATTTGCCGCCACTCTGCGCCTGGTCGAACAGGTTGAGGTCCTGGCTGAGCGTTATCATAAACCGGTAGCCTTGGTTCTGTTTTCCGGGGTCAGCGTCGTAAACGAGATCATGGAGCGGATTGCCCTGCCGGTTTTCAGTGAGCCGGCCAGCGCCATGGAAGCCCTGGAGGTTTCGCGCCGGCGGTCCGCTTTCCTGGCGGCCCAGGCGGAGCTGCCGCCCCAGCTGCCGGCGCGCCGGCAGCTGGGGCGGCAGCCGCTTTTTGAAAAATGGCTTGAAGTGGCGTCTGGGCACGATCATACTCTGCTTGCCGACCAGGCTTTGACCTTGTTACTTGAGTATGGGATTCCGGTGACGCCTTTTGCCCTGACCCGGCATCCGCAGGAATTTATGGAAGAGGCTGAAGAGCTGGGGTTTCCTTTGGTGTTAAAAGCGGTAGTCTCGGGCTTAAGTCACAAAAGTGATGTTGGCGGGGTCTTGACCGGAATTAAAGACCGACAAACCCTGGAAGATGCCGGCGGTCTTCTCTTTACGCGCTTTTCGCGCGATCCGGGTTTCTGTGGCGTGCTGTTGCAGAAGGAGGTTGATACCAGTCTTGAGTTGATTGTCGGAGCCCGTCGCGACAGCTCTTTCGGAGATATTTTTCTGATCGGTCTGGGAGGTATCTATGCCGAAATTCTCAAAGATGTGGTGCTCGCTCCGGCTCCTCTTCATTGTGAAATGGTAGCCGCCATGCTGGAGCGCCTGCGGGGCGCCGCCATCCTGCGCGGCGCCCGGGGGCGTATCGGAATAGACCAGGCTCAGCTCTATCAGATTCTGGCCGGACTTCAAGTTCTGCTGGATGATTATCCGCTGATCAAGGAAGTGGAGATCAACCCTCTGGTTTTTGTTTCAGGCAGTCCGCAGGCCGTTGATGGCAGGGTGGTTGCCTTCTGA